In Oncorhynchus tshawytscha isolate Ot180627B linkage group LG23, Otsh_v2.0, whole genome shotgun sequence, the following proteins share a genomic window:
- the LOC112222504 gene encoding CCR4-NOT transcription complex subunit 3-like isoform X2, with translation MADKRKLQGEIDRCLKKVAEGVEQFEDIWQKLHNAANANQKEKYEADLKKEIKKLQRLRDQIKTWVASNEIKDKRQLVDNRKVIETQMERFKVVERETKTKAYSKEGLGLALKVDPAQREKEETGNWLTNTIDTLNMQVDQFESEVESLFIQTRKKKGEKEDRIEELKRFIERHRYHIRMLETILRMLDNDSVQVDSIQKIKDDVEYYMESSQDPDFEENEFIYDDLDLEDIRESPMDSQELDDESWDDHDDDAHAISSAALVATSPTGMGNIEDEMFLHSSSTPTSTTSSSPIPPSPAICTAENSEDDKKRGRSTDSDVSQSPAKNGTSSLLSFSSSANSGSSSSSSLVSMAAIVGGNPGVPTSNSLIGSFSSAVQQHQPQPPQQPVLQPLQQPQQPQQPQTKPCTPSPPSHPLLSTAPSLPTPTTPISASSNSLPQVSPGHILNSSLGLGLGLGKVGMTGTSSANSMSGLGLTGMSASLNTMAGLLSGSTHAPYAQAASLGGLGLSTTTQSSVSVESSSIPTSCSSGVTTNGAGTGLGLLGSSPAHSSLTGGILGLVPGQSVIPGPPLIPLSPVGAAPGGAVGMMGGNGGSMGPIGGVVGSNAAPARPPNGLKQNGSTSYSAVVAESTAESAFSTPSQSQSSQPSSLTSSASQHMDNGPSLISSITLPPSSPSPSFSDSIPGGGSLLNGPHSYTQASEGLKLPTDLRQILMETRMSAQAPEPPGAMATATNTRKRKQCQAPEPLSSLKAMAERAALGSGLDGEIPNLHLTDRDIFSGSSAAPGTPAVPQPSLSEVSIPPSLGVCPLGPTPLSKDQVYQQTMQESAWTHMPHPSDSERIRQYLMRNPCPTLPFHHQMPPHHSDSIEFYQRLSTETLFFIFYYLEGTKAQYLSAKALKKQSWRFHTKYMMWFQRHEEPKTITDEFEQGTYIYFDYEKWGQRKKEGFTFEYRYLEDRDLQ, from the exons ATGGCTGATAAGAGAAAACTCCAAG GTGAAATTGACAGATGTTTGAAAAAGGTAGCTGAAGGCGTAGAACAGTTTGAAGACATTTGGCAGAAG CTTCACAATGCAGCCAATGCCAACCAAAAGGAAAAATATGAGGCAGACCTTAAAAAAGAGATTAAAAAGCTACAG CGATTGAGGGATCAGATAAAAACATGGGTGGCATCAAATGAGATCAAAGACAAAAGGCAGCTAGTGGATAATCGCAAGGTCATAGAGACG CAAATGGAGCGGTTTAAGGTGGTAGAGCGGGAGACAAAGACGAAGGCCTACTCTAAAGAAGGCCTGGGGCTCGCCCTGAAAGTGGACCCAGctcagagggagaaagaagagacgGGAAACTGGCTAACG AATACGATAGACACTCTAAATATGCAGGTGGACCAGTTTGAGAGTGAGGTGGAATCCCTCTTCATTCAAACCaggaagaagaaaggagagaaagag GATCGCATTGAGGAGCTAAAGAGGTTTATAGAAAGGCATAGGTACCACATTCGCATGCTGGAGACCATCCTGCGCATGCTAGACAACGACTCGGTGCAGGTGGACTCCATCCAGAAGATCAAGGACGACGTGGAGTACTACATGGAGTCGTCACAGGACCCAGACTTTGAGGAGAACGAGTTCATTTACGACGACCTGGATCTGGAGGACATCCGTGAGTCGCCCATGGACAGCCAGGAGCTCGATGACGAGTCCTGGGATGATCATGATGATGATGCTCATGCTATCAGCT ctGCAGCGCTGGTGGCCACCTCTCCAACGGGCATGGGGAACATAGAGGATGAGATGTTCCTCCACTCGAGCAGCactcccacctccaccacctcctcttcccccatccctccatccccggCCATCTGCACTGCT GAGAACTCTGAGGACGATAAGAAGAGAGGGCGGTCGACAGACAGTGACGTTAGTCAG TCTCCTGCGAAGAACGGCACTTCCTCCTTGTTGTCCTTTTCCTCGTCCGCCAATTCCgggtcctcttcttcctcctctcttgtaTCCATGGCCGCTATTGTCGGAGGCAACCCTGGGGTTCCCACAAGCAACAGTCTAATAGGAAGCTTCAGCAGCGCCGTACAACAACATCAGCCTCAACCTCCACAGCAACCAGTCCTGCAGCCACtgcaacaaccacaacaacctcaacaaccccaaacaaaaccttgCACCCCCAGCCCACCCAGCCACCCCCTTCTCTCCaccgccccctctctccccacacccACCACACCCATCTCAGCCTCCTCAAACTCCCTGCCCCAGGTCTCGCCTGGTCATATCCTCAACTCCAGCCTAGGCCTTGGTTTGGGCCTGGGTAAAGTTGGCATGACAGGGACAAGCAGTGCCAACTCAATGTCTGGTCTGGGCCTGACTGGGATGTCTGCCTCTCTGAACACCATGGCAGGCCTGCTCTCTGGGTCCACCCATGCCCCTTACGCCCAGGCAGCCTCGTTGGGAGGCCTGGGTCTGAGTACCACTACCCAGTCCAGTGTCTCAGTGGAGAGCTCCTCCATCCCCACCTCTTGCTCCAGTGGAGTGACCACCAACGGGGCTGGGACAGGCCTGGGCCTGCTGGGGTCCAGCCCAGCACACAGCTCCCTGACTGGGGGGATCCTGGGCCTGGTGCCTGGGCAGAGTGTGATCCCTGGGCCCCCTCTGATCCCTCTCAGCCCGGTTGGAGCTGCCCCTGGGGGGGCAGTGGGGATGATGGGAGGAAACGGAGGAAGCATGGGGCCAATCGGAGGAGTAGTTGGGTCAAACGCAGCCCCTGCCAGACCGCCTAATGGACTGAAGCAGAACGGAAGCACAA GTTACAGTGCTGTGGTGGCAGAGAGCACCGCAGAGTCCGCCTTCAGCACACCCAGCCAATCACAGAGCAGCCAGCCTTCCTCGCTGACCTCCTCAGCCAGTCAGCA tatGGACAACGGTCCCAGCCTCATCAGCTCCATCACCTTGCCCCCCAGCTCTCCGTCCCCCTCGTTTTCCGACAGTATCCCCGGTGGAGGGAGTCTCCTCAACGGAccccactcctacacacaggccTCTGAGGGCCTCAAg CTTCCTACAGACCTCCGTCAGATACTGATGGAGACCAGAATGTCAGCGCAGGCCCCAGAGCCGCCAGGGGCCATGGCTACAGCCACTAACACACGAAAGAGAAAGCAGTGTCAG gccCCGGAGCCTCTGAGTTCTCTGAAGGCGATGGCTGAGAGAGCAGCATTAGGATCAGGTCTGGATGGAGAGATCCCCAACCTGCACCTCACAGACAGAG ACATCTTCTCTGGTTCGTCGGCTGCCCCCGGAACGCCCGCGGTTCCCCAGCCCTCCCTGTCGGAGGTGAGCATCCCCCCTTCCCTGGGGGTGTGTCCCCTGGGTCCCACTCCGCTCTCCAAGGACCAGGTGTACCAGCAGACCATGCAGGAGTCTGCTTGGACACACATGCCGCACCCCTCAGACTCCGAGAGGATCAG GCAATACCTGATGAGGAACCCATGCCCCACCCTGCCATTCCATCATCAGATGCCCCCCCACCACTCAGACTCTATAGAGTTCTACCAGAGACTGTCCACAGAGACGCTCTTCTTCATCTTCTactacctggag GGCACTAAAGCTCAGTACCTGTCAGCCAAGGCTCTGAAGAAGCAGTCGTGGAGGTTCCACACCAAGTACATGATGTGGTTCCAGAGGCACGAAGAACCCAAGACTATCACTGATGAGTTTGAACAG GGCACTTACATCTACTTTGACTATGAGAAGTGGGgtcagaggaagaaagaggggtTCACCTTTGAGTACAGGTACCTGGAAGACCGAGACCTGCAGTGA
- the LOC112222504 gene encoding CCR4-NOT transcription complex subunit 3-like isoform X3 produces MADKRKLQGEIDRCLKKVAEGVEQFEDIWQKLHNAANANQKEKYEADLKKEIKKLQRLRDQIKTWVASNEIKDKRQLVDNRKVIETQMERFKVVERETKTKAYSKEGLGLALKVDPAQREKEETGNWLTNTIDTLNMQVDQFESEVESLFIQTRKKKGEKEKQDRIEELKRFIERHRYHIRMLETILRMLDNDSVQVDSIQKIKDDVEYYMESSQDPDFEENEFIYDDLDLEDIPAALVATSPTGMGNIEDEMFLHSSSTPTSTTSSSPIPPSPAICTAENSEDDKKRGRSTDSDVSQSPAKNGTSSLLSFSSSANSGSSSSSSLVSMAAIVGGNPGVPTSNSLIGSFSSAVQQHQPQPPQQPVLQPLQQPQQPQQPQTKPCTPSPPSHPLLSTAPSLPTPTTPISASSNSLPQVSPGHILNSSLGLGLGLGKVGMTGTSSANSMSGLGLTGMSASLNTMAGLLSGSTHAPYAQAASLGGLGLSTTTQSSVSVESSSIPTSCSSGVTTNGAGTGLGLLGSSPAHSSLTGGILGLVPGQSVIPGPPLIPLSPVGAAPGGAVGMMGGNGGSMGPIGGVVGSNAAPARPPNGLKQNGSTSYSAVVAESTAESAFSTPSQSQSSQPSSLTSSASQHMDNGPSLISSITLPPSSPSPSFSDSIPGGGSLLNGPHSYTQASEGLKLPTDLRQILMETRMSAQAPEPPGAMATATNTRKRKQCQAPEPLSSLKAMAERAALGSGLDGEIPNLHLTDRDIFSGSSAAPGTPAVPQPSLSEVSIPPSLGVCPLGPTPLSKDQVYQQTMQESAWTHMPHPSDSERIRQYLMRNPCPTLPFHHQMPPHHSDSIEFYQRLSTETLFFIFYYLEGTKAQYLSAKALKKQSWRFHTKYMMWFQRHEEPKTITDEFEQGTYIYFDYEKWGQRKKEGFTFEYRYLEDRDLQ; encoded by the exons ATGGCTGATAAGAGAAAACTCCAAG GTGAAATTGACAGATGTTTGAAAAAGGTAGCTGAAGGCGTAGAACAGTTTGAAGACATTTGGCAGAAG CTTCACAATGCAGCCAATGCCAACCAAAAGGAAAAATATGAGGCAGACCTTAAAAAAGAGATTAAAAAGCTACAG CGATTGAGGGATCAGATAAAAACATGGGTGGCATCAAATGAGATCAAAGACAAAAGGCAGCTAGTGGATAATCGCAAGGTCATAGAGACG CAAATGGAGCGGTTTAAGGTGGTAGAGCGGGAGACAAAGACGAAGGCCTACTCTAAAGAAGGCCTGGGGCTCGCCCTGAAAGTGGACCCAGctcagagggagaaagaagagacgGGAAACTGGCTAACG AATACGATAGACACTCTAAATATGCAGGTGGACCAGTTTGAGAGTGAGGTGGAATCCCTCTTCATTCAAACCaggaagaagaaaggagagaaagag AAGCAGGATCGCATTGAGGAGCTAAAGAGGTTTATAGAAAGGCATAGGTACCACATTCGCATGCTGGAGACCATCCTGCGCATGCTAGACAACGACTCGGTGCAGGTGGACTCCATCCAGAAGATCAAGGACGACGTGGAGTACTACATGGAGTCGTCACAGGACCCAGACTTTGAGGAGAACGAGTTCATTTACGACGACCTGGATCTGGAGGACATCC ctGCAGCGCTGGTGGCCACCTCTCCAACGGGCATGGGGAACATAGAGGATGAGATGTTCCTCCACTCGAGCAGCactcccacctccaccacctcctcttcccccatccctccatccccggCCATCTGCACTGCT GAGAACTCTGAGGACGATAAGAAGAGAGGGCGGTCGACAGACAGTGACGTTAGTCAG TCTCCTGCGAAGAACGGCACTTCCTCCTTGTTGTCCTTTTCCTCGTCCGCCAATTCCgggtcctcttcttcctcctctcttgtaTCCATGGCCGCTATTGTCGGAGGCAACCCTGGGGTTCCCACAAGCAACAGTCTAATAGGAAGCTTCAGCAGCGCCGTACAACAACATCAGCCTCAACCTCCACAGCAACCAGTCCTGCAGCCACtgcaacaaccacaacaacctcaacaaccccaaacaaaaccttgCACCCCCAGCCCACCCAGCCACCCCCTTCTCTCCaccgccccctctctccccacacccACCACACCCATCTCAGCCTCCTCAAACTCCCTGCCCCAGGTCTCGCCTGGTCATATCCTCAACTCCAGCCTAGGCCTTGGTTTGGGCCTGGGTAAAGTTGGCATGACAGGGACAAGCAGTGCCAACTCAATGTCTGGTCTGGGCCTGACTGGGATGTCTGCCTCTCTGAACACCATGGCAGGCCTGCTCTCTGGGTCCACCCATGCCCCTTACGCCCAGGCAGCCTCGTTGGGAGGCCTGGGTCTGAGTACCACTACCCAGTCCAGTGTCTCAGTGGAGAGCTCCTCCATCCCCACCTCTTGCTCCAGTGGAGTGACCACCAACGGGGCTGGGACAGGCCTGGGCCTGCTGGGGTCCAGCCCAGCACACAGCTCCCTGACTGGGGGGATCCTGGGCCTGGTGCCTGGGCAGAGTGTGATCCCTGGGCCCCCTCTGATCCCTCTCAGCCCGGTTGGAGCTGCCCCTGGGGGGGCAGTGGGGATGATGGGAGGAAACGGAGGAAGCATGGGGCCAATCGGAGGAGTAGTTGGGTCAAACGCAGCCCCTGCCAGACCGCCTAATGGACTGAAGCAGAACGGAAGCACAA GTTACAGTGCTGTGGTGGCAGAGAGCACCGCAGAGTCCGCCTTCAGCACACCCAGCCAATCACAGAGCAGCCAGCCTTCCTCGCTGACCTCCTCAGCCAGTCAGCA tatGGACAACGGTCCCAGCCTCATCAGCTCCATCACCTTGCCCCCCAGCTCTCCGTCCCCCTCGTTTTCCGACAGTATCCCCGGTGGAGGGAGTCTCCTCAACGGAccccactcctacacacaggccTCTGAGGGCCTCAAg CTTCCTACAGACCTCCGTCAGATACTGATGGAGACCAGAATGTCAGCGCAGGCCCCAGAGCCGCCAGGGGCCATGGCTACAGCCACTAACACACGAAAGAGAAAGCAGTGTCAG gccCCGGAGCCTCTGAGTTCTCTGAAGGCGATGGCTGAGAGAGCAGCATTAGGATCAGGTCTGGATGGAGAGATCCCCAACCTGCACCTCACAGACAGAG ACATCTTCTCTGGTTCGTCGGCTGCCCCCGGAACGCCCGCGGTTCCCCAGCCCTCCCTGTCGGAGGTGAGCATCCCCCCTTCCCTGGGGGTGTGTCCCCTGGGTCCCACTCCGCTCTCCAAGGACCAGGTGTACCAGCAGACCATGCAGGAGTCTGCTTGGACACACATGCCGCACCCCTCAGACTCCGAGAGGATCAG GCAATACCTGATGAGGAACCCATGCCCCACCCTGCCATTCCATCATCAGATGCCCCCCCACCACTCAGACTCTATAGAGTTCTACCAGAGACTGTCCACAGAGACGCTCTTCTTCATCTTCTactacctggag GGCACTAAAGCTCAGTACCTGTCAGCCAAGGCTCTGAAGAAGCAGTCGTGGAGGTTCCACACCAAGTACATGATGTGGTTCCAGAGGCACGAAGAACCCAAGACTATCACTGATGAGTTTGAACAG GGCACTTACATCTACTTTGACTATGAGAAGTGGGgtcagaggaagaaagaggggtTCACCTTTGAGTACAGGTACCTGGAAGACCGAGACCTGCAGTGA
- the LOC112222504 gene encoding CCR4-NOT transcription complex subunit 3-like isoform X5, with translation MADKRKLQGEIDRCLKKVAEGVEQFEDIWQKLHNAANANQKEKYEADLKKEIKKLQRLRDQIKTWVASNEIKDKRQLVDNRKVIETQMERFKVVERETKTKAYSKEGLGLALKVDPAQREKEETGNWLTNTIDTLNMQVDQFESEVESLFIQTRKKKGEKEKQDRIEELKRFIERHRYHIRMLETILRMLDNDSVQVDSIQKIKDDVEYYMESSQDPDFEENEFIYDDLDLEDIPAALVATSPTGMGNIEDEMFLHSSSTPTSTTSSSPIPPSPAICTAENSEDDKKRGRSTDSDVSQSPAKNGTSSLLSFSSSANSGSSSSSSLVSMAAIVGGNPGVPTSNSLIGSFSSAVQQHQPQPPQQPVLQPLQQPQQPQQPQTKPCTPSPPSHPLLSTAPSLPTPTTPISASSNSLPQVSPGHILNSSLGLGLGLGKVGMTGTSSANSMSGLGLTGMSASLNTMAGLLSGSTHAPYAQAASLGGLGLSTTTQSSVSVESSSIPTSCSSGVTTNGAGTGLGLLGSSPAHSSLTGGILGLVPGQSVIPGPPLIPLSPVGAAPGGAVGMMGGNGGSMGPIGGVVGSNAAPARPPNGLKQNGSTSYSAVVAESTAESAFSTPSQSQSSQPSSLTSSASQHMDNGPSLISSITLPPSSPSPSFSDSIPGGGSLLNGPHSYTQASEGLKAPEPLSSLKAMAERAALGSGLDGEIPNLHLTDRDIFSGSSAAPGTPAVPQPSLSEVSIPPSLGVCPLGPTPLSKDQVYQQTMQESAWTHMPHPSDSERIRQYLMRNPCPTLPFHHQMPPHHSDSIEFYQRLSTETLFFIFYYLEGTKAQYLSAKALKKQSWRFHTKYMMWFQRHEEPKTITDEFEQGTYIYFDYEKWGQRKKEGFTFEYRYLEDRDLQ, from the exons ATGGCTGATAAGAGAAAACTCCAAG GTGAAATTGACAGATGTTTGAAAAAGGTAGCTGAAGGCGTAGAACAGTTTGAAGACATTTGGCAGAAG CTTCACAATGCAGCCAATGCCAACCAAAAGGAAAAATATGAGGCAGACCTTAAAAAAGAGATTAAAAAGCTACAG CGATTGAGGGATCAGATAAAAACATGGGTGGCATCAAATGAGATCAAAGACAAAAGGCAGCTAGTGGATAATCGCAAGGTCATAGAGACG CAAATGGAGCGGTTTAAGGTGGTAGAGCGGGAGACAAAGACGAAGGCCTACTCTAAAGAAGGCCTGGGGCTCGCCCTGAAAGTGGACCCAGctcagagggagaaagaagagacgGGAAACTGGCTAACG AATACGATAGACACTCTAAATATGCAGGTGGACCAGTTTGAGAGTGAGGTGGAATCCCTCTTCATTCAAACCaggaagaagaaaggagagaaagag AAGCAGGATCGCATTGAGGAGCTAAAGAGGTTTATAGAAAGGCATAGGTACCACATTCGCATGCTGGAGACCATCCTGCGCATGCTAGACAACGACTCGGTGCAGGTGGACTCCATCCAGAAGATCAAGGACGACGTGGAGTACTACATGGAGTCGTCACAGGACCCAGACTTTGAGGAGAACGAGTTCATTTACGACGACCTGGATCTGGAGGACATCC ctGCAGCGCTGGTGGCCACCTCTCCAACGGGCATGGGGAACATAGAGGATGAGATGTTCCTCCACTCGAGCAGCactcccacctccaccacctcctcttcccccatccctccatccccggCCATCTGCACTGCT GAGAACTCTGAGGACGATAAGAAGAGAGGGCGGTCGACAGACAGTGACGTTAGTCAG TCTCCTGCGAAGAACGGCACTTCCTCCTTGTTGTCCTTTTCCTCGTCCGCCAATTCCgggtcctcttcttcctcctctcttgtaTCCATGGCCGCTATTGTCGGAGGCAACCCTGGGGTTCCCACAAGCAACAGTCTAATAGGAAGCTTCAGCAGCGCCGTACAACAACATCAGCCTCAACCTCCACAGCAACCAGTCCTGCAGCCACtgcaacaaccacaacaacctcaacaaccccaaacaaaaccttgCACCCCCAGCCCACCCAGCCACCCCCTTCTCTCCaccgccccctctctccccacacccACCACACCCATCTCAGCCTCCTCAAACTCCCTGCCCCAGGTCTCGCCTGGTCATATCCTCAACTCCAGCCTAGGCCTTGGTTTGGGCCTGGGTAAAGTTGGCATGACAGGGACAAGCAGTGCCAACTCAATGTCTGGTCTGGGCCTGACTGGGATGTCTGCCTCTCTGAACACCATGGCAGGCCTGCTCTCTGGGTCCACCCATGCCCCTTACGCCCAGGCAGCCTCGTTGGGAGGCCTGGGTCTGAGTACCACTACCCAGTCCAGTGTCTCAGTGGAGAGCTCCTCCATCCCCACCTCTTGCTCCAGTGGAGTGACCACCAACGGGGCTGGGACAGGCCTGGGCCTGCTGGGGTCCAGCCCAGCACACAGCTCCCTGACTGGGGGGATCCTGGGCCTGGTGCCTGGGCAGAGTGTGATCCCTGGGCCCCCTCTGATCCCTCTCAGCCCGGTTGGAGCTGCCCCTGGGGGGGCAGTGGGGATGATGGGAGGAAACGGAGGAAGCATGGGGCCAATCGGAGGAGTAGTTGGGTCAAACGCAGCCCCTGCCAGACCGCCTAATGGACTGAAGCAGAACGGAAGCACAA GTTACAGTGCTGTGGTGGCAGAGAGCACCGCAGAGTCCGCCTTCAGCACACCCAGCCAATCACAGAGCAGCCAGCCTTCCTCGCTGACCTCCTCAGCCAGTCAGCA tatGGACAACGGTCCCAGCCTCATCAGCTCCATCACCTTGCCCCCCAGCTCTCCGTCCCCCTCGTTTTCCGACAGTATCCCCGGTGGAGGGAGTCTCCTCAACGGAccccactcctacacacaggccTCTGAGGGCCTCAAg gccCCGGAGCCTCTGAGTTCTCTGAAGGCGATGGCTGAGAGAGCAGCATTAGGATCAGGTCTGGATGGAGAGATCCCCAACCTGCACCTCACAGACAGAG ACATCTTCTCTGGTTCGTCGGCTGCCCCCGGAACGCCCGCGGTTCCCCAGCCCTCCCTGTCGGAGGTGAGCATCCCCCCTTCCCTGGGGGTGTGTCCCCTGGGTCCCACTCCGCTCTCCAAGGACCAGGTGTACCAGCAGACCATGCAGGAGTCTGCTTGGACACACATGCCGCACCCCTCAGACTCCGAGAGGATCAG GCAATACCTGATGAGGAACCCATGCCCCACCCTGCCATTCCATCATCAGATGCCCCCCCACCACTCAGACTCTATAGAGTTCTACCAGAGACTGTCCACAGAGACGCTCTTCTTCATCTTCTactacctggag GGCACTAAAGCTCAGTACCTGTCAGCCAAGGCTCTGAAGAAGCAGTCGTGGAGGTTCCACACCAAGTACATGATGTGGTTCCAGAGGCACGAAGAACCCAAGACTATCACTGATGAGTTTGAACAG GGCACTTACATCTACTTTGACTATGAGAAGTGGGgtcagaggaagaaagaggggtTCACCTTTGAGTACAGGTACCTGGAAGACCGAGACCTGCAGTGA